A genomic region of Nitrospira lenta contains the following coding sequences:
- a CDS encoding nitroreductase family protein, whose translation MEKPAETQVPIHDLLRRRWSPRAFAERPVEPNAVLSLLEAARWAPSSSNEQPCRFIVATKDQPIEYARLLACLMDGNRVWAYRAPVLILSVACMEFEEDGSLNRHAFHDVGLATENLLLQVTALGLVAHPMAGFDIEKARADLQIPPGYEPAAMIAVGYPGELSVLPDHLQQRELKPRERKPLTEIAFLGQWGHPFPFPSPQM comes from the coding sequence ATGGAGAAACCCGCTGAGACGCAAGTCCCAATCCATGATCTTCTGAGACGGCGCTGGAGTCCGCGTGCGTTTGCGGAGCGGCCGGTGGAGCCGAATGCGGTGCTGTCGCTCCTTGAAGCGGCCCGCTGGGCGCCGTCATCCAGTAATGAGCAGCCGTGCCGCTTCATTGTGGCAACCAAGGATCAGCCGATTGAATACGCTCGGCTGCTGGCCTGTCTGATGGACGGCAATCGTGTGTGGGCCTATCGGGCGCCTGTGCTGATCCTGTCCGTAGCCTGCATGGAGTTTGAAGAAGATGGAAGTCTGAATCGCCATGCGTTTCACGATGTCGGACTGGCGACGGAGAATCTCTTGCTGCAAGTGACCGCGCTGGGGCTTGTCGCGCATCCGATGGCGGGTTTCGACATCGAGAAGGCGCGGGCCGACCTCCAGATTCCGCCCGGCTATGAGCCGGCCGCTATGATTGCCGTGGGGTATCCTGGAGAGTTGAGCGTTCTGCCGGACCATCTGCAGCAGCGGGAGTTGAAGCCGAGAGAGCGGAAGCCGCTGACCGAGATCGCTTTTTTAGGACAGTGGGGCCATCCCTTTCCTTTCCCATCCCCGCAGATGTGA
- a CDS encoding efflux transporter outer membrane subunit: MRSLLVTLLGVSLASCALGPDYSRPKTPAADTFRMAEKDGATAVSIANMPWWELLKDEELQKLIRIALVENKDLKRAVAAVEEYQSRLFIARTDYAPQMTATASAPSFGRMSNFLVPGFPNAFNYYLQGNLSWELDIWGRIRRSNEAARGDLLAREEGRRTVVLQLVSGVAEAYFDLLQFDMQLDVARRTLKSWEESVRIAQARLRQGMITKLDVDQFEAERANAAARSAELERQMIQKENQLSVLLGRVPHQIPRGRSLTEQVLPPAVPPGLPSELLQRRPDIVQAEYTLAAATARIGMAKADRFPKLSITGMLGVASPHLSRLVADETAFGVAGPSLTGPLLNAQILGFQQEASEAQARQAVAQYEQSILVAFQEVEDALIAVRTVREQREAQVQQVDALRSALRLANLRYKGGLANYLDVLIAQRSLFDAELALTGTHRLHLVSIVQLYKALGGGWSPEMDRQGESSKG; encoded by the coding sequence ATGCGCAGTTTGCTGGTAACCCTCTTGGGTGTCTCTCTTGCGTCGTGTGCGCTGGGGCCGGACTATTCCCGCCCGAAGACTCCGGCCGCCGACACGTTTCGCATGGCGGAAAAGGACGGCGCCACGGCGGTATCCATCGCCAATATGCCGTGGTGGGAGCTGCTGAAGGATGAAGAGTTGCAGAAACTCATTCGGATTGCGCTCGTGGAAAACAAGGACTTGAAACGCGCGGTTGCGGCCGTCGAGGAATATCAGTCACGGCTCTTCATTGCGCGCACGGACTACGCGCCGCAGATGACCGCCACGGCCAGCGCCCCGTCTTTCGGCAGAATGTCGAACTTCTTGGTCCCCGGATTTCCCAACGCCTTCAACTATTATCTGCAGGGCAATCTGTCCTGGGAGCTCGATATCTGGGGACGCATTCGCCGGTCGAATGAAGCCGCGCGCGGGGACTTGCTGGCGCGCGAGGAAGGCCGGCGGACGGTCGTGCTCCAGCTGGTCAGCGGCGTGGCCGAGGCCTATTTCGATTTACTCCAGTTCGACATGCAGCTGGATGTCGCCCGGCGGACGCTGAAATCCTGGGAAGAGTCCGTCCGTATCGCGCAGGCTCGGCTTCGCCAAGGGATGATCACGAAGCTAGATGTCGACCAATTCGAAGCGGAGCGGGCGAACGCGGCGGCGCGGTCGGCGGAACTCGAACGGCAGATGATTCAGAAGGAAAATCAATTGAGCGTGCTCTTAGGCCGTGTGCCGCACCAAATCCCTCGCGGACGCTCGTTGACGGAACAGGTGTTGCCGCCGGCCGTGCCTCCGGGCCTTCCGTCCGAGCTGTTGCAGCGCCGTCCGGATATCGTGCAGGCGGAATACACGCTTGCTGCGGCCACGGCGCGGATCGGTATGGCGAAGGCGGACCGGTTTCCGAAACTTAGCATTACAGGCATGCTCGGCGTCGCCAGCCCGCACCTTTCGCGCCTTGTGGCCGATGAAACGGCGTTTGGTGTGGCGGGGCCCAGCCTAACGGGACCGCTCCTCAATGCACAGATTTTGGGCTTTCAACAGGAAGCCAGCGAGGCTCAAGCCCGCCAGGCGGTCGCTCAGTACGAACAGTCGATTCTCGTGGCGTTTCAGGAAGTCGAGGATGCGCTGATCGCCGTGCGCACGGTGCGCGAACAGCGAGAGGCGCAAGTACAGCAGGTCGACGCGCTTCGATCGGCGTTGCGGCTCGCCAACCTTCGGTACAAAGGCGGGCTGGCGAATTATCTGGATGTCTTGATCGCGCAGCGAAGTTTGTTCGATGCCGAACTGGCGCTTACGGGAACTCACCGGCTGCATCTCGTTTCCATCGTTCAGCTGTATAAGGCGCTCGGCGGCGGATGGTCACCAGAGATGGATCGCCAGGGCGAGTCCAGCAAGGGATAG
- a CDS encoding SDR family oxidoreductase: protein MAIVTGASSGIGRAIAERLATEGALVVVNYLRSEHNARAVVAGIQGKGGTAVAVQADMRVIADARRLVASTVSQFNRVDILVNNAGKFAPIPFLDTTEADFDALMALHAKGPYFAMQEAAKVMRDHGRIVNISSAGTKLRYSGATAYLGSRGALEQFTQGIAQELAPRGITVNTVAPGFTDTGVLTEPYRQMGVQLSPFKRLGTPEDIAEVVAFLVSEQARWLTGQTIQAGGGIAM from the coding sequence GTGGCGATCGTTACCGGCGCGTCGAGCGGAATCGGTCGTGCGATCGCCGAGCGGCTAGCGACGGAGGGGGCCCTCGTCGTCGTGAATTATCTCCGGAGCGAGCACAACGCTCGGGCGGTGGTCGCGGGCATTCAGGGCAAGGGCGGGACCGCCGTCGCGGTGCAAGCCGACATGCGCGTGATCGCCGACGCGCGACGGCTGGTTGCGAGCACCGTCTCCCAATTCAACCGCGTAGACATTCTGGTCAACAATGCTGGGAAGTTTGCGCCGATCCCCTTCCTCGACACCACTGAAGCGGACTTCGATGCGCTCATGGCCTTGCATGCGAAAGGCCCCTACTTTGCCATGCAGGAAGCGGCGAAGGTGATGCGCGATCACGGGCGTATCGTGAATATTTCCAGTGCGGGGACGAAGCTGCGTTACAGTGGAGCGACCGCGTATCTCGGCAGCCGGGGTGCGCTCGAACAATTCACCCAGGGCATCGCGCAGGAGCTGGCGCCGCGCGGGATCACCGTCAATACGGTGGCGCCAGGCTTCACCGATACAGGCGTGTTGACCGAGCCCTATCGGCAGATGGGGGTGCAGCTGTCGCCGTTCAAGCGATTGGGCACGCCGGAGGATATTGCCGAGGTCGTCGCGTTTCTCGTCAGTGAGCAGGCCCGATGGCTAACTGGACAGACGATTCAAGCCGGCGGCGGCATCGCCATGTAG
- a CDS encoding efflux RND transporter periplasmic adaptor subunit, with protein MAPMTTQTSIRRLFFGLGGLMMAVGAPMLVGCKQEAASTPARPIPSVPVVTVSSQTMPDEPEFIGQTEASRPVEIRSQVTGILKERFFAEGRDVKKGDRLYQIDPIPFKAAVSSASARVAQAEARLVQARQNFARVKPLLEEQAVSQKDVDDAVAEELAAKAALEAAKGDLVKSKFDLDNTLILAPISGRIERSRLYEGRLIAAQSDLLTTIHQLNPMYVNASAPEAFVLKRGRERASNRIQGASLYELRGVITFTDGSVYPHEGKLDLLEVGARSATGTRDFRVAFPNPDSALFPGQFVKIRILGSVRTGVILVPQSAVQQGPKGSIVFVVGADNKVEIRPVQATSWRGSQWSIEEGLRDGDRVVVEGLHLITPGAPVNPVPYKDAAASAAPGQRGDAKSESATKPEPVK; from the coding sequence ATGGCACCTATGACAACACAGACGAGCATACGCAGATTATTCTTCGGCCTAGGCGGGCTAATGATGGCCGTCGGTGCGCCGATGTTGGTGGGCTGTAAACAAGAAGCCGCGTCCACGCCGGCCCGTCCGATTCCGTCGGTCCCGGTGGTGACCGTGTCGTCACAGACGATGCCGGACGAGCCGGAATTTATCGGGCAGACGGAGGCGTCGCGTCCGGTGGAAATCCGGTCCCAAGTAACGGGCATCCTCAAAGAGCGATTCTTCGCGGAGGGCCGGGACGTCAAGAAGGGGGACCGGCTCTATCAAATCGATCCGATCCCGTTCAAAGCGGCGGTGAGCAGCGCGAGCGCCAGAGTCGCACAGGCGGAAGCGCGGCTGGTGCAAGCCCGGCAGAATTTCGCCCGTGTGAAACCGCTGCTGGAAGAGCAAGCGGTGAGTCAAAAAGATGTGGACGATGCAGTGGCGGAAGAGTTGGCGGCAAAAGCCGCGCTGGAGGCGGCCAAAGGCGATCTGGTGAAATCGAAGTTCGACCTCGACAACACGCTCATCCTGGCGCCCATCAGCGGCCGGATCGAACGGAGTCGGCTCTATGAAGGGCGCCTGATTGCCGCGCAGAGCGACCTACTGACGACGATTCATCAACTCAATCCGATGTACGTTAATGCGAGCGCTCCGGAAGCGTTCGTGCTGAAACGGGGACGGGAGCGGGCCTCCAATCGGATTCAAGGCGCGTCGCTCTATGAGTTGCGCGGGGTGATCACCTTTACCGACGGCAGTGTGTATCCCCATGAAGGCAAGTTGGATTTGCTCGAAGTCGGCGCGCGATCGGCCACGGGGACCAGAGACTTTCGCGTGGCGTTTCCCAATCCCGATAGCGCTCTATTCCCTGGCCAGTTTGTGAAAATCCGCATCTTGGGCTCCGTGAGAACCGGCGTGATTCTGGTTCCCCAGAGCGCCGTCCAGCAGGGACCCAAGGGGTCCATTGTCTTTGTTGTGGGAGCGGACAATAAGGTGGAGATCCGCCCGGTCCAAGCCACATCCTGGCGCGGCAGTCAGTGGTCCATTGAAGAGGGCTTGCGCGATGGGGACCGGGTGGTCGTCGAAGGCCTCCATCTGATTACGCCGGGCGCGCCGGTCAACCCCGTTCCGTATAAAGATGCTGCCGCTTCGGCCGCACCCGGACAGCGGGGAGACGCGAAGTCGGAGTCTGCAACAAAGCCGGAGCCTGTAAAATGA
- a CDS encoding multidrug efflux RND transporter permease subunit: MTPHFFIDRPIFATVLSIVIVVVGLVALHSLPIAQFPEITPPVVQIEADYPGASAEVIADSVARPIEVQLPGIDNLLYYDSTSTNDGHMTIKLTFEIGTDVDIAQVQTQNRQKLAEPQLPPEVVRQGISVKKTSPDLLAVVALSSEDPTQDTVYLSNYAILRVLDNIKRIKGVGDAVVFGGQNYSMRVILDPTRMAQLNITPSDIATVVREQNRDFPAGTIGREPAPKGTELTIPVITQGRFTEVKDFEEMIVRALPNGSMVRLKDVARIELGAQSYSLEGRWNGKPNVFLLTFLSPGANALDTVKRVRKEMDALAVNFPAGVSYDVPYDTTLFIEVSIQEVVKTLAEAMVLVILVVYLFLQSWRATLIPGVAVPVSLIGTFAGMQALGFSINTLTLFGMVLAIGMVVDDAIVVVENVERHMANGLSPKDAAKKAMDEVTGPVIAIVLVLCAVFVPVAFLGGITGELYKQFAITIAISVIISGIVALTLSPALCSLVLKPGHSQRKGFFGVFNRVFGWTETRYTAIVGTILNRSVLSVVLVLLIIGSVFGLFKIIPSSFLPDEDQGYFIAVVQLPDGASKQRTDVVLDKVEKYFLSSPAIHSTDSLVGQNFVFGTRGPNSATMFVPLRHWDERQGPQNHVKALIGAAFGEFAKIPEALILAFNAPSIRGLGATGGFSLQVQDPSGGDFKKFAGVTQEFLAKARQHPAIGAVGTSFRVSSPRLFAHVDRERAKSLGVQISDVFDTLQAYFGNFYINDFLKFGRVYRVQTEADAQYRATPEDISKVYVRATNGLNQTMIPLDTVVTTEFTSGPDPVTHFNGYNTALVLGSAAPGYSSGQVLDALEQVAQEVLVPQGYGIDWSGISYQERMVGQQSLYAFAFGLLMVFLVLAAQYESWSVPFAVLLAVPFGIFGALSAVWARGMSNDVYFQIGLVTLIGLSAKNAILIVEFANMRYEAGHTLFDAAIESAKLRFRPIIMTSMAFILGVVPLVRATGAGAASRNSIGTGVFGGMLAATFLAVFFIPLFFTLVRKMSQRLGGQRPAALAPTETLSQAKEEL, encoded by the coding sequence ATGACCCCACATTTTTTTATCGACCGGCCGATCTTTGCGACGGTCCTGTCCATCGTCATTGTTGTAGTGGGATTGGTCGCCTTACATAGCCTGCCGATCGCCCAGTTTCCTGAAATCACCCCTCCTGTCGTGCAGATTGAGGCAGACTATCCCGGCGCGAGCGCGGAAGTCATTGCGGATTCCGTGGCGCGCCCGATCGAAGTGCAGCTCCCCGGCATCGACAATCTCCTCTACTACGATTCCACCAGCACCAACGATGGCCACATGACCATCAAGCTCACGTTCGAGATCGGAACGGACGTGGATATTGCGCAGGTGCAGACTCAGAATCGCCAGAAGCTGGCCGAGCCGCAGTTGCCGCCCGAAGTCGTCCGCCAGGGGATCAGCGTGAAGAAGACGTCGCCGGACCTGCTGGCCGTCGTGGCGCTCAGTTCCGAGGATCCCACGCAAGACACCGTGTATCTCTCCAACTACGCGATCCTCCGCGTGCTCGATAATATCAAGCGCATCAAGGGCGTCGGCGACGCGGTGGTGTTCGGAGGGCAGAATTATTCTATGCGGGTGATTCTTGACCCGACCCGCATGGCGCAGTTGAATATCACGCCGTCCGACATTGCCACCGTCGTTCGCGAGCAGAACAGAGATTTCCCGGCCGGAACGATCGGCCGGGAGCCGGCGCCCAAAGGTACAGAGCTCACGATTCCCGTGATTACGCAAGGCCGCTTCACGGAAGTGAAGGACTTTGAAGAGATGATCGTTCGAGCCCTGCCGAACGGGTCCATGGTGCGTCTGAAAGATGTGGCCAGGATCGAATTGGGCGCCCAGTCGTATTCACTCGAAGGCCGATGGAACGGCAAGCCGAATGTCTTTTTGCTGACGTTCCTGTCGCCGGGCGCGAACGCGCTCGATACGGTGAAACGGGTTCGGAAAGAAATGGATGCGCTGGCTGTGAATTTCCCCGCCGGGGTCTCCTACGACGTACCCTATGACACCACTCTGTTCATCGAGGTTTCGATTCAAGAAGTAGTCAAGACGCTGGCAGAGGCCATGGTGCTCGTCATTCTTGTCGTCTACCTGTTCCTCCAGAGCTGGCGGGCGACGCTGATTCCGGGCGTGGCGGTGCCGGTCTCGCTTATCGGCACGTTTGCCGGGATGCAGGCGCTCGGCTTCTCGATTAATACGCTCACGCTGTTCGGGATGGTGCTGGCGATCGGGATGGTGGTCGATGATGCGATCGTGGTGGTGGAAAACGTCGAACGCCATATGGCGAACGGACTGTCTCCGAAGGATGCGGCCAAGAAGGCCATGGATGAAGTGACCGGACCGGTGATCGCCATCGTCCTGGTCCTCTGTGCTGTGTTCGTGCCGGTCGCGTTCTTGGGAGGGATTACGGGCGAGCTCTACAAGCAGTTTGCCATTACCATCGCCATATCCGTGATCATTTCGGGTATCGTTGCGCTCACGCTCAGCCCGGCGCTGTGCTCGTTGGTGCTGAAGCCGGGGCACAGCCAGCGCAAAGGATTTTTCGGCGTCTTCAATCGCGTCTTCGGCTGGACGGAGACGCGCTACACGGCGATCGTCGGCACGATTCTGAACCGATCCGTCCTCTCGGTGGTGCTGGTCCTCCTCATCATCGGCTCCGTGTTCGGACTCTTTAAGATCATTCCGTCCAGCTTTCTGCCGGACGAAGACCAGGGGTACTTCATTGCCGTCGTTCAGCTTCCCGACGGCGCGTCCAAGCAGCGCACCGATGTGGTGCTGGATAAGGTTGAAAAGTATTTCCTTTCGAGCCCGGCCATCCACTCGACCGACTCGTTAGTTGGCCAAAATTTCGTCTTCGGCACGCGCGGGCCGAATTCGGCGACGATGTTTGTGCCGCTGCGCCATTGGGATGAGCGGCAGGGGCCGCAGAATCACGTGAAGGCGCTGATCGGGGCCGCGTTCGGAGAGTTCGCGAAAATTCCCGAGGCGCTGATCTTGGCCTTCAACGCGCCGTCAATCAGAGGCCTCGGCGCCACGGGCGGCTTTTCACTTCAAGTCCAAGATCCCAGTGGCGGAGATTTCAAGAAGTTTGCCGGCGTCACGCAAGAGTTTCTTGCCAAGGCCAGGCAGCACCCGGCCATCGGGGCGGTCGGCACCAGTTTTCGCGTGAGCTCGCCCCGGCTCTTTGCCCACGTGGACCGCGAGCGCGCCAAATCGCTGGGCGTGCAGATTTCCGACGTCTTCGATACGTTGCAGGCCTATTTCGGTAATTTCTACATCAACGACTTCCTGAAATTCGGGCGGGTGTATCGGGTCCAGACCGAGGCCGATGCCCAGTATCGCGCGACGCCCGAGGATATTTCGAAGGTGTATGTTCGTGCCACGAATGGGCTCAATCAGACGATGATTCCGCTTGATACCGTGGTGACGACGGAGTTCACCAGCGGGCCGGACCCCGTGACGCACTTTAACGGATACAACACGGCACTGGTGCTGGGCTCGGCCGCCCCGGGGTATAGCTCAGGACAGGTGCTCGATGCGCTGGAGCAAGTGGCTCAAGAGGTGTTGGTTCCGCAAGGGTATGGGATCGACTGGAGCGGCATCTCCTACCAAGAACGCATGGTCGGGCAACAATCGCTCTATGCCTTCGCGTTCGGCTTGCTCATGGTGTTCCTCGTGCTGGCCGCGCAGTATGAGAGTTGGTCGGTGCCGTTTGCCGTCCTGCTCGCCGTTCCCTTCGGCATTTTCGGTGCCTTGTCCGCCGTGTGGGCTCGCGGGATGTCGAACGACGTGTATTTCCAGATCGGGCTGGTGACGCTGATTGGGCTTTCCGCGAAGAATGCGATCCTCATCGTCGAGTTCGCCAACATGCGGTATGAAGCTGGACACACACTGTTCGATGCCGCGATCGAATCCGCCAAGCTTCGGTTTCGGCCGATCATCATGACCTCCATGGCGTTTATTTTGGGTGTGGTCCCGCTGGTCCGGGCAACCGGCGCCGGAGCGGCCAGCCGCAACTCTATCGGGACGGGCGTCTTTGGCGGCATGCTCGCCGCCACCTTCTTGGCCGTTTTCTTCATTCCGCTCTTTTTCACGTTAGTGCGAAAAATGTCTCAGCGACTCGGCGGACAGCGGCCGGCCGCATTGGCGCCAACTGAAACCCTATCGCAAGCAAAAGAGGAGCTCTGA
- a CDS encoding STAS domain-containing protein: protein MLRITIRTDKHSTIFQLEGRLAGAWVQELDRCWEASASTKAAHPRVVDLSAVTYVDAEGKGLLKKIFQAGAKLVASGCVTSSVVNEITHGG from the coding sequence ATGCTCAGGATTACGATCCGAACTGACAAGCACTCAACAATCTTCCAACTCGAAGGACGGTTGGCGGGGGCCTGGGTACAAGAGCTGGACCGGTGTTGGGAGGCTAGTGCCAGCACGAAGGCTGCGCATCCTCGCGTTGTAGACCTGTCAGCCGTGACCTATGTTGATGCCGAAGGGAAAGGTCTGCTGAAGAAGATCTTTCAGGCCGGGGCCAAGCTTGTTGCGTCCGGCTGTGTCACAAGCAGTGTCGTGAATGAGATCACCCACGGTGGGTGA